A stretch of Schistocerca cancellata isolate TAMUIC-IGC-003103 chromosome 3, iqSchCanc2.1, whole genome shotgun sequence DNA encodes these proteins:
- the LOC126176923 gene encoding death-associated inhibitor of apoptosis 1-like translates to MAPDVVRVIPQEERSGPPPPNNVKPPATHQAPLTAAANTTTTDRNRYSLESERLKTFTNWPVPFIEKRELASAGFVYKYRDVVQCIYCGVEIGEWEEGDEPIVEHERWAPLCPFIRNRTVNGSTTEQNAVPRTISYDTCGLYGTEIRPNSSPEPTPSCSSTESAPTLDKLGIHTNTGPVWPKYSTQEARLASFDGWPLAIKQRPDKLSEAGFFYTGKGDQTVCFHCGGGLKDWEEADDPWVEHALWFSKCLFVILVKGKDFVDNICQNKDAIITAKEATNIKLPPNLQEAVKVVNPEAASAASSEQQLPVLNTEREIDDPRICKICFQEEMGVLFLPCGHIVACVKCAPSLSSCAVCRKPVSATVRAFLS, encoded by the coding sequence ATGGCTCCTGATGTTGTCAGAGTAATTCCTCAAGAAGAAAGAAGCGGGCCGCCTCCCCCCAACAACGTCAAACCACCGGCTACACATCAAGCTCCACTGACGGCTGCAGCAAATACGACGACAACGGATCGAAATAGGTACAGTTTGGAATCTGAGAGGCTGAAAACGTTCACAAACTGGCCCGTGCCTTTTATTGAGAAAAGGGAGCTAGCGTCTGCTGGCTTCGTTTATAAATACAGGGACGTTGTGCAGTGTATATATTGCGGTGTGGAGATTGGTGAATGGGAAGAAGGTGACGAACCCATCGTTGAACATGAACGGTGGGCGCCATTATGCCCATTCATAAGGAACAGGACAGTTAACGGGTCGACTACGGAGCAAAATGCCGTGCCTCGAACTATTTCGTACGACACTTGTGGTCTGTACGGAACAGAAATTCGTCCGAATTCATCTCCAGAACCGACTCCATCATGCAGTTCAACTGAAAGTGCGCCGACCCTGGATAAGCTGGGCATCCACACAAACACGGGACCAGTTTGGCCTAAATACAGCACCCAGGAGGCGAGGTTAGCGTCGTTCGATGGCTGGCCGTTGGCTATTAAACAGCGACCAGACAAACTCAGCGAAGCTGGATTCTTTTACACGGGTAAAGGAGACcaaactgtgtgtttccattgtggCGGAGGCCTAAAGGATTGGGAAGAAGCGGACGATCCGTGGGTTGAACATGCTTTGTGGTTTTCTAAGTGTTTATTTGTGATACTTGTGAAGGGCAAAGACTTCGTGGATAATATCTGCCAAAACAAAGACGCAATAATCACTGCGAAGGAGGCAACTAATATTAAACTTCCTCCAAATCTTCAGGAAGCTGTCAAAGTTGTCAATCCGGAAGCAGCAAGTGCGGCATCGTCTGAACAGCAACTGCCAGTTTTAAATACTGAAAGGGAGATAGACGACCCTCGTATTTGTAAAATTTGCTTCCAGGAAGAGATGGGAGTACTTTTTCTGCCATGCGGACACATTGTTGCTTGTGTTAAGTGTGCACCATCCCTTTCCTCCTGTGCTGTATGTCGGAAGCCAGTTTCAGCTACAGTAAGAGCATTCCTGTCATAA